A DNA window from Pseudodesulfovibrio thermohalotolerans contains the following coding sequences:
- a CDS encoding sigma-54-dependent transcriptional regulator has protein sequence MRILLVDDDAATRESLAEYLTLLGQAVTSSPDADNALRLCRNYGFDMVLSDIQMPGMTGIELVREIKRLPGPLLPDVVLYTGHADLELAIGALRAGAYDYLTKPINLDELKATLQRVAEHQSLLTENDRLTRRFDEVVAEATSDYRAELSRLQDLLEKQAGLDNVGIFSEAMWQVVAQAKRYHEDRDLPVLIQGETGVGKDIIAKIIHYGPDPAPLPFVAINCAALPASLFESELFGYEPGAFTGGASRGARGKIDLARGGTLFLDEIGEIPVELQAKLLRVIEARSYYRVGGLERIEADVRIVAATNLNLGKRIEEGLFRKDLYYRLRVGSIVVPPLRERADDIVPLARLFLSTFSRKRGKRFQEISPEAARLLLVHSWPGNVRELKNTLEWVSVMHDDVELRPEHLRNVLANADEVGVPSSPSPAPPPLPETGGRRRRPTEADIDAALAATSGNKTRAAARLGISIRMLHYRLAARKKDDPEPQ, from the coding sequence GTGCGCATATTGCTCGTGGACGACGACGCGGCGACCCGCGAATCCCTCGCCGAATACCTGACCCTCCTTGGGCAGGCGGTGACTTCCAGCCCGGATGCGGACAACGCGCTGCGGCTTTGCCGGAACTACGGGTTCGACATGGTCCTTTCCGATATCCAGATGCCCGGCATGACGGGCATCGAGCTGGTCAGGGAGATCAAGCGGCTGCCCGGCCCCCTCCTGCCCGACGTGGTCCTCTACACCGGCCACGCCGACCTGGAGCTGGCCATCGGGGCGCTCAGGGCCGGAGCCTACGACTACCTTACCAAGCCCATCAACCTGGACGAGCTCAAGGCCACCCTGCAACGGGTAGCGGAGCACCAGTCCCTGCTGACGGAGAACGACCGTCTGACCCGGCGGTTCGACGAAGTCGTGGCCGAGGCCACCAGCGACTACCGCGCCGAGTTGTCGCGATTGCAGGATCTCCTGGAAAAACAGGCCGGTCTGGACAATGTCGGGATATTCTCCGAGGCGATGTGGCAGGTCGTGGCCCAGGCAAAGAGGTATCACGAGGACCGGGATCTGCCCGTGCTGATTCAGGGCGAGACCGGGGTAGGCAAGGACATCATCGCGAAGATCATCCACTACGGACCGGACCCCGCGCCGCTGCCGTTCGTGGCCATCAACTGCGCGGCCCTGCCCGCCTCCCTGTTCGAGAGCGAGCTCTTCGGCTACGAGCCGGGCGCGTTCACCGGGGGTGCGTCCCGTGGGGCGCGGGGGAAGATCGATCTCGCCCGCGGCGGCACCCTGTTTCTCGACGAGATCGGCGAAATTCCCGTGGAGCTTCAGGCCAAGCTTTTGCGGGTCATCGAGGCCCGAAGCTACTACCGCGTGGGCGGGCTGGAGAGGATCGAGGCGGACGTCCGCATCGTCGCGGCCACGAACCTCAACCTGGGCAAGCGCATAGAAGAGGGCCTCTTCCGCAAGGATCTGTACTACCGGCTGCGGGTCGGCAGCATCGTGGTTCCGCCCCTGCGCGAACGGGCCGACGACATCGTGCCCCTGGCCAGGCTGTTCCTCTCGACCTTCTCCAGAAAGCGCGGCAAGCGGTTCCAGGAAATATCCCCGGAAGCGGCCCGGCTGCTGTTGGTCCATTCGTGGCCCGGGAATGTGCGGGAACTGAAAAATACCCTGGAATGGGTTTCGGTCATGCACGACGATGTGGAACTGCGCCCCGAGCATCTGCGGAACGTGCTGGCCAATGCGGACGAGGTTGGCGTGCCGTCGTCGCCGAGTCCGGCTCCTCCGCCGTTGCCGGAAACCGGGGGCCGCCGCCGAAGACCCACGGAAGCGGACATCGACGCGGCCTTGGCCGCGACTTCCGGCAACAAGACACGGGCCGCGGCGCGGCTCGGAATTTCCATCCGAATGCTTCATTACCGGCTCGCGGCCAGGAAAAAGGACGACCCGGAACCCCAATAG
- a CDS encoding 4Fe-4S dicluster domain-containing protein yields the protein MHTFVLSDPSRCIGCRACEIACVKAHLGDYTGRVTRRQMPFAPRITVVHEAEVTAPIQCRQCEDAPCVSVCPAGAISHDGEVVRVDESRCFGCKACMAACPVGAIQVGRLPGKPDRLLAYKCDLCEDRDGGPACVSVCPANALKIMDGGELQRIAGGRRRHSALQVAFGQR from the coding sequence ATGCATACTTTCGTATTGTCCGATCCCTCGCGCTGCATCGGCTGCCGCGCCTGCGAAATAGCTTGCGTCAAGGCCCACCTGGGCGACTACACGGGCCGGGTCACCAGGCGGCAGATGCCGTTCGCGCCGCGCATCACCGTGGTCCACGAGGCCGAGGTCACCGCGCCCATCCAGTGCCGCCAGTGCGAGGACGCCCCGTGCGTGTCCGTGTGCCCGGCCGGGGCGATCAGCCACGACGGCGAGGTCGTGCGGGTGGACGAGAGCCGCTGCTTCGGCTGCAAGGCGTGCATGGCCGCCTGCCCCGTTGGAGCCATACAGGTGGGACGCCTTCCCGGAAAGCCTGACAGGCTGCTGGCGTACAAGTGCGACCTGTGCGAAGACCGCGACGGCGGACCGGCCTGCGTGTCCGTGTGTCCGGCCAACGCCCTCAAGATCATGGACGGCGGCGAGCTCCAGCGTATTGCCGGGGGCAGGCGGCGGCACAGCGCGCTCCAGGTAGCCTTTGGGCAGAGATAA
- the hydG gene encoding [FeFe] hydrogenase H-cluster radical SAM maturase HydG, translating into MKIDTSGVQNFIDEGAIWDIVNKNSVADPGRVREILDKALELKGLSLAEAACLLQAEDPDMNQEIASAARKVKKAIYGNRVVLFAPLYITNECGNRCAYCGFKDTNTELVRRTLTPEELRREVGVLEDLGHKRLLLVYGEHPKFGADWIAETVRTVYETVSEKSGEIRRVNINCAPLDVEGFRKLHEVGIGTYQCFQETYHSETYSRLHTKGRKSDYLWRLHAMHRAMEAGIDDVGMGALLGLYDYRFDILALLAHAAELEKAFGVGPHTLSFPRLEPALNSEIAFNPPYPITDTQFKRLVAVLRLAVPFTGLILSTREGREMRRELLDIGVSQISAGSRTYPGAYTDPNYDRPDVQQFCVGDNRSLDEVVREIVRQGYIPSWCTACYRLGRTGEEFMKLAKNGFIQDFCRPNALLTFSEYLQDYASAETRGIAVPFVLEEAQAGPEKGRKTLMDRLTRIERGERDLYF; encoded by the coding sequence ATGAAAATCGACACCAGCGGAGTGCAAAACTTCATCGACGAGGGGGCGATATGGGACATCGTCAACAAAAATAGTGTGGCGGACCCTGGCCGCGTCCGTGAAATCCTCGACAAGGCCCTTGAGCTCAAGGGGTTGTCCCTGGCCGAGGCGGCATGTTTGCTTCAGGCCGAGGACCCGGACATGAACCAGGAGATCGCGTCGGCAGCCCGCAAGGTCAAGAAGGCCATTTACGGCAACCGGGTCGTGCTTTTCGCGCCCCTCTACATCACCAACGAGTGCGGCAACCGTTGCGCCTACTGCGGTTTCAAGGACACCAACACTGAATTGGTCCGGCGGACGCTCACTCCCGAGGAGCTGCGGCGGGAGGTCGGCGTCCTTGAGGACCTCGGCCACAAGCGGCTGCTTCTGGTCTACGGCGAGCACCCGAAGTTCGGCGCGGACTGGATCGCGGAAACGGTGCGCACGGTGTACGAGACCGTCTCTGAAAAAAGCGGCGAGATCCGCCGGGTGAACATCAACTGCGCCCCCCTGGACGTGGAAGGATTCCGCAAGCTGCACGAGGTCGGCATCGGCACCTACCAGTGTTTTCAGGAGACGTACCACTCGGAGACATACTCCAGGCTGCATACCAAGGGCCGCAAGAGCGATTACCTGTGGCGGCTTCACGCCATGCACCGGGCCATGGAGGCGGGCATCGACGACGTGGGCATGGGCGCGCTGCTCGGGCTGTACGACTACCGTTTCGACATCCTGGCGTTGCTGGCCCATGCGGCGGAGCTGGAAAAGGCGTTCGGCGTGGGGCCGCACACCCTTTCCTTCCCGCGTTTGGAACCGGCCCTCAACTCGGAGATCGCCTTCAATCCCCCGTATCCGATCACGGACACGCAGTTCAAGCGGCTGGTCGCGGTCCTGCGCCTGGCGGTTCCATTCACCGGCCTGATTCTGAGCACGCGCGAGGGCAGGGAGATGCGGCGGGAGCTGCTCGACATCGGGGTTTCGCAGATCAGCGCGGGGTCGCGCACCTATCCCGGCGCGTACACCGATCCGAACTACGACCGTCCCGATGTGCAGCAGTTCTGCGTGGGCGACAACCGCAGTCTCGACGAGGTCGTCCGGGAGATCGTGCGGCAGGGGTACATTCCCTCCTGGTGCACGGCCTGCTACCGGCTGGGCCGGACCGGGGAGGAATTCATGAAACTGGCGAAGAACGGGTTTATCCAGGATTTCTGTCGCCCCAACGCACTTCTCACGTTCAGCGAGTATCTTCAGGACTACGCGAGCGCGGAAACGCGCGGCATCGCGGTCCCCTTCGTGTTGGAAGAGGCGCAGGCCGGGCCGGAAAAGGGCCGGAAAACGTTGATGGACCGCCTGACCCGCATCGAGCGGGGCGAGCGCGATCTGTACTTTTAA
- a CDS encoding 4Fe-4S dicluster domain-containing protein, whose amino-acid sequence MHARLSPFILVSASKCIGCRVCELACSAAHQRGGVSVGSLQVPLSPRLYLTSVNNVRVPIGCRHCEDAPCAEVCPNNAIIHTTEGVQVEEDRCVGCKTCLAVCPVGAMEMAQVWKRGKPAMRRVVDPSAPGGVRYEPASLASKCDLCRGREGGPACVDACPEKALTLVDPIEVKRRRNFEAALALSRTYEEV is encoded by the coding sequence ATGCACGCTCGCCTGAGCCCCTTTATCCTTGTGTCGGCCTCCAAGTGCATAGGCTGCCGCGTCTGTGAACTTGCCTGCTCTGCCGCGCATCAGCGTGGCGGAGTGTCTGTGGGGAGCCTCCAGGTTCCCCTGTCTCCCCGTCTGTACCTGACCAGCGTGAACAACGTCCGCGTCCCCATCGGCTGCCGGCATTGCGAGGACGCGCCCTGCGCCGAGGTCTGCCCGAACAACGCCATCATACACACCACCGAGGGCGTGCAGGTGGAGGAGGATCGTTGCGTGGGTTGCAAGACCTGCCTGGCGGTCTGCCCGGTGGGAGCCATGGAGATGGCCCAGGTCTGGAAACGCGGCAAACCCGCCATGCGTCGGGTGGTCGATCCTTCGGCTCCGGGAGGCGTTCGATACGAACCCGCCAGTCTGGCCAGCAAGTGTGATCTCTGCCGGGGGCGCGAGGGCGGTCCGGCCTGCGTCGACGCCTGCCCGGAAAAGGCGCTGACCCTGGTGGACCCCATCGAGGTCAAACGACGCCGCAATTTTGAAGCCGCATTGGCTTTGAGCCGGACCTACGAGGAGGTGTAA
- a CDS encoding IclR family transcriptional regulator, which produces MSTTDKYYMMRSLEKALFVVETMATRSKWELKDLSAACSIPKGTLQRILRTLEDLGYVRQVERGGAYALSLKFYKLGKQIASQSSIVPMVQPIMLKLRDKVNETVNLSTLSGVDMVVIHQIASHHALQMDSIIGTSFPASLSASGIAFLAFLPEEDLRAFIKDLRRTNADIDSEKIIWLYKEIEDAREKGIGLDFEELFKGIRCIAAPVFDDAGNIVATLSCSVPTVRLDRALSQKLLREIPAAAEEASKLFEAPHRPFHFDMEEISNRLIAP; this is translated from the coding sequence ATGTCCACTACAGACAAATACTACATGATGCGTTCTCTGGAAAAAGCCCTGTTCGTTGTTGAGACGATGGCGACCAGGAGCAAGTGGGAACTGAAGGACCTCAGCGCGGCCTGCTCGATCCCCAAGGGGACCCTGCAGCGCATTTTGCGAACCCTCGAAGACCTCGGCTACGTCCGACAAGTCGAACGGGGCGGCGCCTATGCCCTAAGCCTGAAGTTCTACAAGCTGGGAAAACAGATAGCGTCACAGAGCAGCATAGTGCCCATGGTGCAGCCGATCATGCTGAAACTGCGGGACAAGGTAAACGAAACCGTTAACCTGAGCACCCTCTCCGGCGTCGACATGGTGGTCATCCATCAGATCGCCTCCCACCACGCCCTGCAGATGGATTCCATTATTGGGACATCCTTTCCCGCGAGCCTTTCCGCATCCGGCATAGCCTTTCTCGCCTTCCTCCCCGAGGAGGATTTGCGCGCCTTCATCAAGGACCTGAGACGGACCAACGCCGATATCGACAGCGAAAAGATCATCTGGCTCTACAAGGAAATCGAGGACGCCAGGGAAAAGGGCATCGGCCTGGATTTCGAGGAACTGTTCAAGGGCATACGGTGCATCGCCGCCCCGGTCTTCGACGACGCGGGAAACATCGTGGCGACCTTGAGCTGTTCAGTGCCCACCGTGCGGCTGGACAGAGCGCTGTCCCAAAAGCTCCTCCGGGAAATCCCGGCGGCCGCCGAGGAAGCGTCCAAGCTTTTCGAGGCGCCACACCGCCCCTTTCACTTCGACATGGAAGAAATATCCAACCGCCTCATAGCCCCATAG
- the hydF gene encoding [FeFe] hydrogenase H-cluster maturation GTPase HydF, whose protein sequence is MSNRTPRGDRMVIALVGRRNAGKSSLINAIIGQEISIVADHPGTTTDPVAKHYELLPLGPVTFYDTAGLDDVGELGARRVLAARRVLYRTDLALLVVGEEGIGVPERAVLDTLRSMDIPAIVVFNKADVAAPSEEDIAFCRSAYLQCLSVCATNGRGVQYLKTMLVESAPREFSEEPVLVRDLVSEGDTVLCVVPLDMSAPKGRLILPQVQVLRDILDSDAVGMVVKEEELAGALDLLKKDPALVVTDSQVVRKVAAEVPERVPLTTFSTLFARRKGDLRKLLRGAEVVDSLRDGDKVLLCEACSHHAMADDIGRVKIPRWLTRYTGKRLEFTMHSGHDFPENLEEYSLAIHCGGCMINRREMLHRMRECALRRVPVTNYGVVISKVQGVLDRVTSVFGLH, encoded by the coding sequence ATGTCGAACAGGACACCGAGAGGAGACCGGATGGTCATTGCCCTTGTTGGAAGGCGCAATGCCGGGAAGTCCTCGCTCATCAACGCCATCATCGGCCAGGAAATTTCCATTGTGGCCGATCATCCGGGCACGACGACGGACCCCGTGGCCAAGCATTACGAATTGTTGCCGCTCGGTCCGGTGACGTTTTACGACACGGCCGGGCTGGACGACGTCGGGGAACTGGGAGCGCGGCGCGTCCTGGCGGCCCGCCGGGTCCTCTATCGGACGGACCTGGCCCTGCTGGTCGTGGGCGAGGAGGGCATCGGCGTTCCGGAACGGGCCGTTCTGGACACGCTGCGGAGCATGGACATCCCGGCGATCGTGGTCTTCAACAAGGCCGACGTGGCCGCGCCGTCGGAGGAGGATATCGCCTTCTGTCGGTCCGCGTACCTTCAGTGTCTCAGCGTATGCGCCACCAACGGCCGGGGCGTCCAGTATCTCAAGACCATGCTGGTAGAGTCCGCCCCCCGCGAATTCAGCGAGGAGCCTGTCCTGGTCCGCGATCTTGTTTCCGAAGGGGATACGGTCCTGTGCGTGGTTCCTCTGGATATGTCCGCGCCCAAGGGAAGGCTGATCCTGCCGCAGGTCCAGGTGTTGCGGGACATATTGGACAGCGATGCCGTGGGCATGGTCGTCAAGGAGGAGGAGCTTGCCGGGGCTCTCGATCTGTTGAAGAAAGACCCGGCGCTGGTCGTGACCGATTCCCAGGTGGTGCGCAAGGTTGCCGCCGAGGTCCCGGAGCGTGTCCCTCTGACCACCTTCTCAACCCTGTTCGCCCGTCGTAAGGGCGACCTTCGGAAGCTCCTTCGGGGAGCCGAGGTCGTGGATTCTCTGCGGGACGGCGACAAGGTGCTTCTGTGCGAGGCGTGTTCCCATCACGCCATGGCCGACGACATCGGCCGGGTGAAGATTCCCCGCTGGCTTACCCGGTACACGGGGAAGCGGCTGGAATTCACCATGCACTCCGGCCACGACTTCCCGGAGAACCTGGAGGAGTATTCCCTGGCCATCCATTGCGGAGGATGCATGATAAATCGGCGGGAGATGCTGCATCGAATGCGCGAATGCGCTCTCAGGCGGGTTCCCGTCACGAACTACGGGGTGGTCATATCCAAGGTGCAGGGCGTGCTGGACCGGGTGACCAGCGTGTTCGGGCTTCACTAG
- a CDS encoding [Fe-Fe] hydrogenase large subunit C-terminal domain-containing protein — MSTQVVSIDPMLCTGCRRCADVCPVDAIVGRRNEPQTIDASRCVLCGQCVLTCAAFMSPFDDGAELLPEMLRKRGLAEDDTAPLFAANFRIDRKKVAGMLTDPEKTTMVQCAPAVRVSIAEEFGKAPGTLSPGKLAASLRRLGFDYVYDTIFAADVTVMEESSELLQRMESGGTLPMFTSCCPGWVRHVETAWPDLIPHLSSCKSPQQMAGALFKSYGADQVGKTAGEIASVAVMPCTAKKGEAERPEMQNDGFANVDAVLTVTELAAMLKEKGIDLDSLPEEEFDAPLGLYSGAGTIFGASGGVMEAALRTAIAVTSGKDVDESGVAFVESEEEPGVFRASVEVAGKTVRGVIVSGLAHVAPVLEAVRSGNADFEFVEVMCCEGGCVAGGGQPKLLPGVDVADAVARRRKGLHDHDRELPVRAAHRNPAVKALYENFLQKPLGERSHKLLHTHYGKEAGRHE, encoded by the coding sequence ATGTCTACCCAGGTTGTTTCCATAGATCCGATGTTGTGTACCGGCTGCCGCAGGTGCGCCGACGTCTGCCCGGTCGACGCCATTGTCGGCCGCCGCAACGAGCCCCAGACCATTGACGCGTCCCGTTGCGTGCTTTGCGGCCAATGCGTGCTTACGTGCGCGGCCTTCATGTCGCCCTTTGACGACGGGGCGGAGCTGCTGCCGGAGATGTTGCGCAAACGGGGGTTGGCCGAAGACGACACCGCCCCCCTGTTCGCCGCCAATTTTCGGATCGACAGGAAAAAGGTCGCGGGGATGCTGACCGATCCCGAGAAGACCACCATGGTCCAGTGCGCTCCGGCCGTGCGGGTCTCCATTGCCGAGGAGTTCGGCAAGGCGCCCGGTACCCTCTCGCCGGGCAAGCTCGCCGCCTCTCTGCGCAGGCTGGGCTTTGACTATGTCTATGACACGATTTTCGCGGCCGACGTGACCGTCATGGAAGAGTCTTCGGAACTGCTTCAGCGCATGGAGTCCGGCGGAACCCTGCCCATGTTCACCTCCTGTTGTCCGGGTTGGGTGCGCCACGTGGAGACCGCGTGGCCGGACCTGATTCCGCATCTCTCCTCCTGCAAGTCTCCGCAGCAGATGGCGGGCGCGCTGTTCAAGAGCTACGGGGCGGACCAGGTCGGGAAGACCGCCGGGGAGATCGCCAGCGTCGCGGTCATGCCCTGCACGGCCAAGAAGGGCGAGGCCGAGCGGCCCGAGATGCAAAACGACGGGTTCGCCAATGTGGACGCGGTGCTGACCGTGACCGAGCTGGCCGCCATGCTCAAGGAGAAGGGCATCGACCTGGACAGTCTCCCGGAGGAGGAGTTCGACGCCCCTCTGGGGCTTTATTCCGGGGCCGGGACCATCTTCGGCGCGTCCGGCGGGGTGATGGAGGCCGCGTTGCGCACCGCCATTGCGGTGACGTCCGGCAAGGATGTGGACGAGAGCGGCGTGGCTTTTGTCGAGAGCGAGGAGGAGCCGGGCGTGTTCCGCGCCTCGGTGGAAGTCGCGGGCAAGACGGTCCGGGGCGTGATCGTGTCCGGCCTGGCCCATGTCGCGCCTGTTCTGGAGGCCGTCCGGTCGGGCAACGCCGATTTCGAATTCGTGGAGGTCATGTGCTGCGAGGGTGGCTGCGTGGCGGGCGGAGGCCAGCCCAAGCTGCTTCCGGGCGTTGACGTGGCCGATGCCGTCGCGCGCCGCCGCAAGGGGCTGCACGACCACGATCGGGAGCTGCCGGTCAGGGCCGCGCATCGGAATCCGGCCGTCAAGGCGCTGTATGAGAATTTTCTTCAGAAACCGTTGGGAGAACGCTCCCACAAGCTGCTTCATACCCATTACGGAAAAGAAGCGGGGAGGCATGAGTAA
- a CDS encoding PAS domain-containing sensor histidine kinase codes for MTSVDSIYQTVVEDQTELIRRFRPDGRLTFVNGAFCRFYGKRPEELLGANFKDLLDPEESDAIAEQVFSISPENPEIITEPRYVDALGRVRFVQFATKGIFDDGGNVVEFQSVGRDVTAQREAEATLAEARVAMEKASRVTTLAVVGGGIAHEINQPLNAIRILTASAQLLAERSEQPGKDLVRILGDIAAQVDRADSIVNHLREYLRQKQDAAPKACDLGAAVRSALSLIQSQFGARGIRTELRIDEDLPRVSGTCIRFEELVANLAANAMQALDEVERKQKCVRIDVRSPEKGKVALTIADNGPGFAEEMTGKMFEPFFSTKSPGSSMGLGLSIVQTIVQAAGGTVTARNRPEGGAVIRVVLPAAEGNGV; via the coding sequence ATGACTTCCGTTGATTCCATCTACCAGACCGTGGTCGAAGACCAGACGGAGCTGATCCGCCGGTTTCGCCCGGACGGCAGGCTGACCTTCGTTAACGGCGCGTTCTGCCGTTTCTACGGCAAGAGGCCGGAGGAGTTGCTTGGAGCGAACTTCAAGGACCTCCTGGACCCCGAGGAAAGCGACGCCATCGCGGAGCAGGTCTTTTCCATCTCGCCCGAGAATCCGGAAATCATCACGGAGCCGCGCTATGTGGACGCTCTGGGCCGGGTGCGTTTCGTCCAGTTTGCGACGAAGGGCATCTTCGACGATGGCGGCAACGTCGTCGAGTTCCAGTCCGTGGGTCGGGATGTCACCGCCCAGCGGGAGGCGGAGGCGACACTGGCCGAGGCCCGGGTCGCCATGGAGAAGGCCAGCCGCGTCACGACACTGGCCGTTGTCGGGGGCGGTATCGCCCACGAGATCAACCAGCCTCTGAACGCCATCCGCATCCTGACCGCCTCGGCGCAACTGCTGGCCGAGCGGTCGGAACAGCCGGGCAAGGACCTTGTCCGCATCCTGGGCGACATCGCCGCGCAGGTGGACCGTGCGGACTCCATCGTCAACCATCTGCGGGAATACCTGCGGCAGAAACAGGACGCCGCCCCGAAGGCGTGCGACCTGGGCGCGGCCGTTCGTTCCGCGCTTTCCCTCATCCAGTCGCAGTTTGGCGCGCGGGGCATCCGCACCGAGTTGCGCATCGACGAGGACCTGCCCCGGGTGAGCGGCACCTGCATCCGCTTCGAGGAGCTTGTGGCCAACCTGGCGGCCAACGCCATGCAGGCCCTGGACGAGGTCGAGCGGAAGCAGAAGTGCGTCCGGATCGACGTGCGTTCCCCGGAGAAGGGAAAGGTGGCGTTGACCATCGCCGACAACGGACCGGGATTTGCCGAGGAGATGACCGGGAAGATGTTCGAGCCGTTCTTCTCCACCAAGTCGCCGGGCTCGTCCATGGGGCTCGGCCTGTCCATCGTGCAGACCATAGTTCAGGCGGCGGGCGGAACGGTGACGGCCCGGAATCGGCCGGAGGGCGGAGCCGTGATTCGCGTTGTTCTGCCCGCGGCGGAAGGGAACGGAGTGTAG
- the hydE gene encoding [FeFe] hydrogenase H-cluster radical SAM maturase HydE, whose amino-acid sequence MLPHEIVDMLRAPDAGELFKEAAAVRDAVFGREVFQRGVVEFGNQCRKDCLYCGLRKGNGALRRYVLDDDSVVRAAGCVVEAGMGTVVLQSGEEGARAVRRIGRLVREIGRLGDVSVTLCLGDYDEDAYRYWRDCGADRYLLKVETFDEELHRRCRPGQSVHERVERVRLLRRLGYETGSGLITGLPGMTPEILANDILELTALSLDMIAVGPFVPHPDTPLRRAEAGSMEESLRAVALLRILNPLANIPATSALDALAPDGRERGLAAGANVVMPSVTPESVRREYFLYPGKNDSAETVMNALRRLRGRLRKAGYEPSPARGASPAFLK is encoded by the coding sequence ATGCTCCCGCATGAGATCGTGGACATGCTTCGGGCCCCGGATGCCGGGGAGTTGTTCAAGGAGGCCGCGGCGGTCCGCGACGCCGTGTTCGGGCGCGAGGTCTTTCAGCGCGGCGTCGTGGAATTCGGCAACCAGTGCCGGAAGGACTGCCTCTATTGCGGCCTGCGCAAGGGCAATGGTGCGCTGCGGCGGTACGTTTTGGATGACGACTCCGTGGTGCGGGCGGCCGGGTGCGTCGTGGAGGCGGGCATGGGCACGGTGGTTCTTCAGTCCGGCGAGGAGGGGGCCCGCGCGGTGCGCCGCATCGGGCGGCTGGTCCGGGAGATCGGGAGACTGGGCGACGTTTCCGTGACCCTCTGCCTCGGCGATTATGACGAGGACGCCTATCGGTATTGGCGCGATTGCGGCGCGGACCGCTACCTGCTCAAGGTGGAGACGTTCGACGAGGAGCTGCATCGGCGCTGCCGCCCCGGGCAGTCCGTCCACGAGCGGGTGGAGAGGGTGCGCCTTCTCCGTCGGCTGGGGTACGAGACGGGGTCGGGCCTCATCACGGGCCTGCCCGGCATGACCCCGGAGATTCTCGCCAACGACATTCTGGAACTGACCGCTCTTTCGCTGGACATGATCGCCGTTGGGCCTTTCGTTCCGCATCCGGACACGCCCTTGAGGCGCGCTGAGGCGGGCTCCATGGAGGAGTCCCTGCGGGCGGTCGCGCTGCTGCGCATTCTGAACCCGCTGGCGAATATTCCGGCCACCAGCGCGCTGGACGCCCTGGCCCCTGACGGCCGCGAGCGGGGGCTTGCCGCCGGAGCGAACGTGGTCATGCCCTCCGTCACCCCGGAGTCGGTCAGGAGGGAATACTTCCTCTATCCGGGGAAAAACGATTCCGCCGAAACTGTCATGAACGCCCTGCGCAGGTTGCGGGGGCGGTTGCGCAAGGCCGGTTACGAGCCATCCCCGGCACGGGGCGCGTCCCCTGCCTTTCTCAAATAA